A genomic segment from Salvia splendens isolate huo1 chromosome 13, SspV2, whole genome shotgun sequence encodes:
- the LOC121761309 gene encoding receptor-like protein 20, which produces MNHLSGLIPSTFSKNCSLISINLGNNKFHGRLPKSLINCRSLRGLDIGNNRIQDEFPFWMERLRKLRVLVLRSNKFDGNMSLPSRTKFPFPMLQVLDISHNAFVGSLPERYFKNFRAMIEEKQRDDTKSFHDKEKNNDDYYYLSYVDMIVTLKGQDMLLNRLLDTFTTIDLSSNSFSGTIPPSIGNLKILKYLNLTHNSLTGHIPSSLGNLSELESLDLSTNKLDGEIPSELTRLTFLAKLNLSMNNLVGQIPRSNQFSTFENDSYVGNLRLCGLPLTRKCNEDDGKSMQPAKEEGDDEYEFIDGFGWRCVVMGYGSGFIVGIGIGYMIIRSGRPRWLVEFFFGVGYKYKTKKRRNRAASTHRVT; this is translated from the coding sequence ATGAATCACCTTAGTGGCCTCATTCCATCTACCTTTTCTAAGAATTGTAGTCTTATTTCCATCAATTTGGGTAATAACAAATTCCACGGACGATTACCTAAATCCTTAATCAATTGCCGAAGTCTAAGGGGTCTCGACATTGGAAATAATAGAATACAAGATGAATTTCCCTTTTGGATGGAACGCCTACGCAAGCTTCGGGTGCTAGTGTTGAGGTCTAACAAGTTTGATGGTAACATGTCGCTTCCTTCACGAACCAAGTTTCCATTTCCTATGTTACAAGTTCTAGATATATCTCATAATGCATTTGTAGGCTCTCTCCCCGAAAGATATTTCAAGAATTTCAGAGCAATGATAGAGGAAAAGCAAAGAGATGACACAAAGAGTTTCCATGACAAAGAAAAAAACAACGACGACTATTATTATCTAAGTTATGTGGATATGATAGTCACCTTGAAAGGTCAGGATATGTTGTTGAATAGACTACTTGATACCTTCACAACAATTGATTTATCCTCCAATAGTTTCTCTGGGACTATTCCACCTTCCATAGGAAATCTTAAGATTCTCAAATATTTGAACCTAACCCACAATAGCCTCACAGGACATATACCTTCATCTCTTGGAAACTTGAGTGAACTCGAATCGTTGGATTTGTCAACAAACAAACTGGATGGAGAAATTCCAAGTGAATTGACAAGGTTGACATTTCTTGCAAAATTAAACCTTTCAATGAACAATCTTGTTGGGCAAATACCACGATCCAATCAGTTCTCCACATTTGAGAATGATTCGTATGTGGGAAACTTAAGATTGTGTGGACTTCCGTTGACAAGAAAATGCAACGAGGATGATGGGAAATCGATGCAGCCTGCAAAAGAAGAGGGTGATGATGAATATGAATTCATAGATGGATTTGGTTGGCGATGTGTTGTGATGGGATATGGAAGTGGATTCATTGTTGGGATTGGAATTGGATACATGATTATAAGGAGTGGAAGGCCAAGATGGTTAGTGGAATTCTTTTTCGGAGTTGGTTATAAATATAAGACAAAGAAGAGACGCAACAGAGCTGCATCAACACACAGGGTAACTTAG
- the LOC121762180 gene encoding receptor-like protein 52, which translates to MRWKSSLSSSASLESWSLNNISNHCRWIGISCNDGGSVSGIDLSGAGLVGTLDMFHFPTLLNLTTFNLSMNYLNGSIPAALGNLTSLNLLDLSNNLFSGAIPPEIGRLTELRYLSFSDNYMVGEIPYQIGNMRKVRFLDLGSNYFKSPDWSRFPTFPFLTHLNLYNNELTSEFPHFITTCLNLTFLDFSRNTFTGQIPESLFTNLIKLEYLYLTSNSFQGPLSPNITNLSKLKELRLADNLFSGNILDSVSLIPSLQILELYNNSLIGEIPPSVGLLTNLRTLGLGMNRFNSSIPRELGLCNKLTDLDLSQNSLSGPLPPSLSNLGNLSWLQLSGNSLTGEILTSFFTSWRKLISLQIGENEFSGKLPSEIGLLTNLEYLDLYNNSFSGSIPPEIGTLRNLETLDLSTNNFSGTIPSTIGNLSNLDSLFLSFNKLNGTIPSTIGNLSNLWVLDLSSNKLNGPIPSNIGNLIELDSLDLSSNKLNGPIPSTIGNLTNLMILSLSSNKLNGELPSSICKLSYLGILLLSNNSLEGRLPQCFGDFSRNLTIFHLNQNQFGGLIPSTFSMNCSLISINLGNNKFHGRLPKSLLNCQSLRGLDIGNNRIQDEFPFWMERLPKLKVLVLKSNKFDGNLSLPSPTKLPFPMLQVLDISHNAFVGSLPERYFKNFRAMIEPIEIEGDQFLSYVEMRLNLKGRDQLIKRLLKTFTTIDLSSNRFFGNIPSSIGNLKILKYLNLSHNSLTGHIPSSIGNLSELESLDLSTNKLDGEIPSELTRLTFLAKLNLSINNLVGKIPRSNQFSTFENDSYVGNLGLCGLPLTRKCKDDDRELMQFAEEEGDDEYEFIDGFGWRCVVMGYGSGFVVGIGIGYMIIRRGRPRWLVEFFFGIGYTFKTKKRRKRVALTRRGI; encoded by the exons ATGAGATGGAAATCCAGCCTATCATCTTCTGCTTCTCTCGAGTCTTGGTCCCTCAACAACATCAGCAACCACTGCAGATGGATTGGCATTAGCTGCAACGACGGGGGATCTGTGTCTGGGATTGATCTCTCCGGTGCAGGCCTTGTAGGGACATTGGACATGTTCCATTTCCCTACATTGCTGAATCTCACCACTTTCAACCTCAGTATGAATTATCTCAACGGCTCCATACCAGCTGCTCTTGGCAACCTCACAAGCCTCAATCTCTTGGACCTCTCCAACAATCTGTTTTCCGGCGCCATTCCACCAGAGATCGGCCGCTTGACAGAGCTTCGATACTTGAGCTTCTCCGACAACTATATGGTTGGAGAAATCCCATATCAGATTGGTAATATGAGGAAGGTGCGCTTCTTGGATTTGGGCTCTAATTACTTTAAATCTCCTGACTGGTCTCGATTTCCCACTTTCCCTTTCCTCACTCACCTTAATCTCTATAACAATGAACTCACCTCAGAATTCCCACACTTCATAACCACATGTCTCAACCTTACTTTTCTTGATTTTTCTAGAAACACCTTCACCGGCCAAATTCCTGAATCATTGTTCACCAATTTGATCAAACTTGAATATCTTTACCTCACCAGCAATAGTTTTCAAGGCCCCCTGTCACCAAATATCACTAACCTCTCCAAGTTGAAGGAACTTCGCCTTGCCGACAACCTCTTCTCTGGAAACATTCTTGATTCAGTAAGCCTTATTCCAAGCCTGCAAATTCTAGAGCTGTACAATAATTCGTTAATAGGAGAAATCCCTCCTTCTGTAGGCCTACTCACGAATCTACGAACTCTAGGCCTTGGAATGAACAGATTCAATTCCTCGATTCCCCGAGAGCTCGGACTGTGTAACAAGCTGACCGACTTAGATTTATCGCAGAATTCACTCTCGGGGCCATTGCCGCCATCCTTGTCAAATTTGGGCAATTTATCTTGGTTGCAACTATCTGGCAATAGCCTGACTGGTGAAATATTGACCTCTTTCTTCACGAGTTGGAGAAAACTAATCTCACTACAAATTGGAGAGAATGAATTCAGTGGGAAACTTCCATCAGAAATAGGATTGCTAACAAACCTGGAGTATCTGGATCTCTATAATAACTCGTTTTCAGGCAGCATCCCACCAGAGATAGGAACCCTACGAAATTTGGAGACGCTGGACCTTTCAACCAATAACTTTTCAG GTACAATTCCATCCACTATCGGAAATCTTTCAAATCTGGATTCCTTATTTCTCTCTTTCAACAAATTAAATG GTACAATTCCATCCACTATTGGAAATCTTTCAAATCTGTGGGTCTTAGATCTCTCTTCCAACAAATTAAATG GTCCAATTCCATCCAACATTGGGAATCTTATAGAATTGGACTCCTTGGATCTCTCTTCCAACAAATTAAACG GTCCAATACCATCCACCATTGGGAATCTTACAAATCTGATGATCTTATCTCTCTCTTCCAACAAATTAAATGGTGAGCTCCCATCCTCTATCTGCAAGTTGTCATACCTTGGTATTCTTCTTCTCTCGAATAATTCTTTGGAAGGAAGACTGCCACAGTGCTTTGGGGACTTCAGCAGAAATTTGACCATCTTTCATCTGAACCAAAATCAATTTGGTGGCCTCATTCCATCCACCTTTTCTATGAATTGTAGTCTCATTTCCATCAATTTGGGTAATAACAAATTCCACGGACGATTACCTAAATCCTTACTCAATTGCCAAAGTCTAAGGGGTCTCGACATTGGAAATAATAGAATACAAGATGAATTTCCCTTTTGGATGGAACGCCTTCCCAAGCTTAAAGTGCTAGTGTTGAAGTCTAACAAGTTTGATGGCAACTTATCACTCCCTTCGCCTACAAAACTTCCATTTCCTATGTTACAAGTTTTGGATATATCTCATAATGCATTTGTAGGCTCTCTACCTGAAAGATATTTCAAGAATTTCAGAGCAATGATTGAGCCAATAGAAATTGAAGGTGATCAGTTTCTAAGTTACGTGGAGATGAGGCTCAACTTGAAAGGTCGGGATCAGTTAATTAAGAGACTGTTGAAAACCTTCACAACAATTGATCTGTCCTCCAATAGATTCTTTGGAAATATTCCATCTTCTATAGGAAATCTTAAGATTCTCAAATACTTGAACCTGTCACACAATAGCCTCACAGGACATATACCTTCATCTATTGGAAACTTGAGTGAACTCGAATCGTTGGACTTGTCAACAAATAAACTGGATGGAGAAATTCCGAGTGAACTGACAAGGTTGACATTTCTTGCGAAATTAAACCTTTCAATAAACAATCTTGTTGGGAAAATACCACGATCCAATCAATTCTCCACATTTGAGAATGATTCATATGTGGGAAACTTGGGATTGTGTGGACTTCCGTTGACAAGAAAATGCAAAGATGATGATAGGGAATTGATGCAGTTTGCAGAAGAAGAGGGTGATGATGAATATGAATTCATCGATGGATTTGGTTGGCGATGTGTTGTGATGGGATATGGAAGTGGGTTCGTAGTTGGGATTGGAATTGGTTACATGATTATAAGAAGAGGAAGGCCAAGATGGTTAGTGGAATTCTTTTTTGGGATTGGTTATACATTTAAGACGAAGAAGAGACGCAAAAGAGTTGCACTAACACGCAGGGGAATTTGA
- the LOC121762181 gene encoding receptor like protein 22-like, with protein MRWLYLSTNNFSGPLPSTLGSLTNLVDLVLSFNKLNGPIPSTIGNLTNLQSLVLSSNKLNGPIPSNIGNLIELDSLDLSSNKLNGPIPSSLCKLSWLYYLLLSNNTLEGRLPPQCFGNFTALTIFHLNQNQFDGLIPSIFSKNCSLISINLGNNKFHGRLPKSLVNCQSLRGLDIGNNRIQDEFPFWMERLPKLKVLVLKSNKFDGNLSLPSPTKLPFPMLQVLDISHNAFLGSLPERYFKNFKAMIEEKQRDDTEISYEKEKQDDQYQGFLDMTITLKGQDMLLNRLLDTFTTIDLSSNSFSGTIPPSIGNLKILKYLNLTHNSLTGHIPSSLGNMRQLESLDLSTNKLDGEIPSELTRLTFLAKLNLSMNNLVGQIPRSNQFSTFENDSYVGNLRLCGLPLTRKCNEDDGKSMQPAKEEGDDEYEFIDGFGWRCVVMGYGSGFIVGIGIGYMIIRSGRPRWLVEFFFGVGYKYKTKKRRNRAASTHRVT; from the exons ATGAGGTGGCTGTACCTTTCAACCAATAACTTTTCAG GTCCATTACCATCCACCCTTGGGAGTCTTACAAATCTGGTGGACTTAGTTCTCTCTTTCAACAAATTAAATG GTCCAATACCATCCACCATTGGAAATCTTACAAATCTGCAGTCCTTAGTTCTCTCTTCCAACAAATTAAATG GTCCAATTCCATCCAACATTGGGAATCTTATAGAATTGGACTCCTTGGATCTCTCTTCCAACAAATTAAACG GTCCAATACCATCCTCCCTCTGCAAGTTGTCATGGCTTTATTATCTTCTTCTCTCAAATAATACTTTGGAAGGAAGACTGCCACCACAGTGCTTTGGGAACTTCACCGCTTTGACCATCTTTCATCTAAACCAAAATCAATTTGATGGCCTCATTCCATCTATCTTTTCTAAGAATTGTAGTCTCATTTCCATCAATTTGGGTAATAACAAATTCCACGGACGATTACCTAAATCCTTAGTCAATTGCCAAAGTCTAAGGGGTCTCGACATTGGAAATAATAGAATACAAGATGAATTTCCCTTTTGGATGGAACGCCTTCCCAAGCTTAAAGTGCTAGTCTTGAAGTCTAACAAGTTTGATGGCAACTTATCACTTCCTTCGCCTACCAAACTTCCATTTCCTATGTTACAAGTTCTAGATATATCTCATAATGCATTTTTAGGCTCTCTACCAGAAAGATATTTCAAGAATTTCAAAGCAATGATAGAGGAAAAGCAAAGAGATGACACAGAGATTTCCTAcgagaaagaaaaacaagatgACCAGTATCAAGGTTTTCTGGATATGACAATCACCTTGAAAGGTCAGGATATGTTGTTGAATAGACTACTTGATACCTTCACAACAATTGATTTATCCTCCAATAGTTTCTCTGGGACTATTCCACCTTCCATAGGAAATCTTAAGATTCTCAAATATTTGAACCTAACCCACAATAGCCTCACGGGACATATACCATCATCTCTTGGAAACATGAGGCAACTCGAATCATTGGATTTGTCAACAAACAAACTGGATGGAGAAATTCCAAGTGAATTGACAAGGTTGACATTTCTTGCAAAATTAAACCTTTCAATGAACAATCTTGTTGGGCAAATACCACGATCCAATCAGTTCTCCACATTTGAGAATGATTCGTATGTGGGAAACTTAAGATTGTGTGGACTTCCGTTGACAAGAAAATGCAACGAGGATGATGGGAAATCGATGCAGCCTGCAAAAGAAGAGGGTGATGATGAATATGAATTCATAGATGGATTTGGTTGGCGATGTGTTGTGATGGGATATGGAAGTGGATTCATTGTTGGGATTGGAATTGGATACATGATTATAAGGAGTGGAAGGCCAAGATGGTTAGTGGAATTCTTTTTCGGAGTTGGTTATAAATATAAGACAAAGAAGAGACGCAACAGAGCTGCATCAACACACAGGGTAACTTAG
- the LOC121762182 gene encoding leucine-rich repeat receptor-like serine/threonine-protein kinase RGI4 isoform X1 has translation MKWKFSLSSSASLESWSVNNISNHCRWIGIRCNAEGSVCGISLPSAGLAGTLDLFHFTALLNLTTFNLSGNYLDGSVPAALGNLTSLNLLDLSDNLFSDAIPPEIGRLTELRYLSFSNNYMVGEIPYQIGNLRKVRFLHLGSNYFKSPDWSRFPNFPFLIHLNLRVNELNLEFPHFITTCLNLTFLDLSQNNFTCQIPETLFSNLVKLEYLNLTSNSFQGPLSPNITNLSKLKDLRLTENLFSGKILDSVSLIPSLQNLELYNNSFIGEIPPSIGLLTNLQSLDLRMNRFNSSIPRELGLCNKLTYIDLSQNSLSGPLPPSLSNLGNLSELYLSHNSLIGEILTSFITSWRKLISLLIEDNEFSGELPSEIGLLTNLEYL, from the coding sequence ATGAAATGGAAATTCAGCCTATCATCTTCTGCTTCTCTCGAGTCTTGGTCCGTCAACAACATCAGCAACCACTGCAGATGGATTGGCATTCGCTGCAACGCCGAGGGATCTGTTTGTGGGATTAGTCTCCCCAGTGCAGGCCTTGCAGGGACATTGGATCTGTTCCATTTCACTGCATTGCTGAACCTCACCACTTTCAACCTCAGCGGAAATTATCTCGACGGCTCCGTACCAGCTGCTCTTGGCAACCTCACAAGCCTCAATCTCTTGGACCTCTCCGACAATTTGTTTTCCGACGCCATTCCACCAGAGATCGGCCGCTTGACAGAGCTTCGGTACCTGAGCTTCTCCAACAACTATATGGTTGGAGAAATCCCATATCAGATTGGCAATCTGAGGAAGGTGCGCTTCTTGCATTTGGGCTCCAATTACTTTAAATCTCCTGACTGGTCTAGATTTCCCAATTTCCCTTTCCTAATTCACCTTAATCTTCGTGTGAATGAACTCAACTTGGAATTCCCACACTTCATAACCACATGTCTCAACCTTACATTCCTTGATTTGTCTCAAAACAACTTCACGTGCCAAATTCCTGAAACTTTGTTCAGCAATTTGGTCAAACTCGAATATCTTAACCTCACCAGCAACAGTTTTCAAGGCCCCCTGTCACCAAATATCACTAACCTCTCCAAGTTGAAGGATCTTCGCCTAACCGAAAACCTCTTCTCTGGCAAGATTCTTGATTCAGTAAGCCTTATTCCAAGCCTGCAAAATCTAGAGCTGTACAATAATTCATTTATAGGAGAAATCCCTCCTTCTATAGGCCTACTCACGAATCTCCAAAGTCTAGATCTTCGAATGAACAGATTCAATTCCTCCATTCCCCGAGAGCTCGGCCTGTGTAACAAGCTGACCTACATAGATTTATCCCAGAATTCACTCTCGGGGCCATTGCCGCCATCCTTATCAAATCTGGGCAATTTATCTGAGTTGTACCTATCTCACAATAGCCTGATTGGTGAAATATTGACCTCTTTCATCACGAGTTGGAGAAAACTAATCTCACTACTAATTGAAGACAATGAATTCAGCGGGGAACTTCCATCAGAAATAGGATTGCTCACAAACCTCGAGTATCTGTGA
- the LOC121762182 gene encoding uncharacterized protein LOC121762182 isoform X2, with product MAEVNFRSWWEISQASEGLQLNSTVATWENILARLARLETQLVEHKRRVAATHSPLQPEPDPPDQPWLYTVAQPPHAPYTYTNSYPLLRSPYAGPQNLPLPPYKLDRHQLHHGHQPIAYQQPPLTAAAAANLPHQNYQPAISWCPLTSHHHSAAQLPAAVVPLYRGGPLEAVAVPDEAVVVEEVQDKSCSEVMLFSRKPYDGAEMLMVVPPSPPAISMPCSPNVNGQEGELFEDEPPLLAGIPPPCSPSQDYSNHTSVPIELVNSMEFEHLGEGNDRIEVNGENKDLDRVDEKESLILAEEKRRDERERVRSTDSIFEIEAKDALVHVVATCLVAHMEQLSNDAEIAPTQRPGTFDPGGDTSKLLLSSTLFVASWFPP from the coding sequence ATGGCCGAAGTCAATTTTCGTTCATGGTGGGAGATATCGCAAGCATCTGAAGGCTTGCAATTGAATTCAACAGTAGCAACATGGGAGAATATTCTCGCTAGGCTCGCCCGGCTCGAAACCCAATTGGTTGAGCATAAGCGCAGGGTAGCAGCAACGCACTCTCCGCTCCAGCCTGAACCTGATCCACCCGACCAACCCTGGCTGTACACCGTCGCACAACCACCTCACGCGCCCTACACCTACACGAATTCGTACCCGCTGCTGCGAAGTCCTTATGCCGGACCCCAGAATCTACCGCTGCCTCCATACAAGCTGGATAGACACCAATTGCACCACGGCCACCAGCCCATCGCCTATCAACAGCCACCGCTGACAGCAGCCGCTGCCGCAAACCTACCCCACCAAAACTACCAGCCCGCTATCAGCTGGTGTCCACTGACGAGTCACCACCACTCAGCAGCGCAACTGCCGGCTGCTGTTGTACCGCTGTACAGAGGAGGCCCATTGGAGGCCGTCGCCGTACCTGATGAGGCCGTTGTAGTAGAGGAAGTCCAAGATAAGAGCTGCAGCGAAGTCATGCTCTTCAGCCGCAAGCCCTATGACGGAGCTGAGATGCTAATGGTTGTCCCGCCCTCTCCACCCGCGATCTCTATGCCGTGCAGCCCCAATGTCAATGGACAGGAGGGGGAATTGTTTGAAGATGAACCGCCCCTACTAGCCGGGATCCCACCGCCGTGCAGCCCAAGTCAGGATTACAGTAATCACACTTCGGTTCCAATTGAATTGGTCAATTCAATGGAGTTTGAGCATCTTGGCGAGGGGAATGATAGGATTGAAGTTAATGGTGAAAACAAGGATCTAGACCGAGTTGATGAGAAAGAGTCATTGATTTTGGCAGAAGAAAAGCGTCGTGATGAACGGGAAAGAGTACGTTCCACGGACTCTATATTTGAGATAGAAGCAAAGGATGCCTTAGTTCATGTTGTGGCTACTTGTTTAGTTGCACATATGGAGCAACTGTCGAATGATGCTGAAATTGCTCCAACGCAGCGACCGGGaacgtttgatccaggaggggatACATCAAAGCTTTTGTTGTCTTCGACTCTCttcgttgcttcgtggttcccaccttga